The Henningerozyma blattae CBS 6284 chromosome 6, complete genome genomic interval GATTAACCTCTGCTAAAAGATCTGATAAATTAGTTCCTGAAAGAGATATTCTTTTGATTAGGCCAATCTTGGGTAGCATGCGACACAACAATTataaagtattattaagaaaaattttgaccgataatattattgatgtGATTGAAGGTTGTGTGATTAGAGAAGTTGCTGTTAATAGAAAGGCAGACGATGAATGCATAATGGACAGACATATAATGAAACTTTCAAAcgaaattaaatcattcaaTAAGCTCCTAAATACATGGAGTTCcaaatttgtaataaatattccCGAAAAAGGTACATTTGATATCTTATTGGAGAGTCCGAATTATTGTAATGCCGTTGTTTCAATCAAATACAGTGATCTACTATCTAATATATCGTTTGACACTAAATTTAATGagtttaaagaaattgaagaatttattatctttattgtatctgaatatattgaaaactctgaaaatagtattaaaaaagaataataatttattgaattatatattgtgatatatatttacaatctctttatagaaatttttttcattttttaataaattaaacaTCTGTATATGTTGAGATTGAGaatattaatcaattaatttttccgctaattatttttgtttaataacCTATAATAGAatatgtatttattttatatataccTCAACCTAGAATAGAATGGAATAAAATTACATATAGATGCTAAAGATATTTCGGCTAGTAGCCAGAATAAATGATTGGTTTCTGAAATTTATTGGCTCGAACTAATCTTCTGCTTCCTCTTCATCCTCttcatcgtcatcatcttcatcatcttcgtCATCTTCgtcatcttcattatcttcattatcttcatcatcttcaactTCTTGAACAGCCTTCATATCATAGGTTTCGTCATCAACAATCCCATCCTGCATAAATTGATGAGAGACTCTGAAATCTTCATTTCTTTCTTCTCTTAACGCACTGAAGATTAGGAAATTCAACCAAACTTcaataaaacaatatataaaaacaGCATTGTTATGCAAAtagtaattttttgttGATAAATAAGAAATACCTGCAACAATGAAGAAAAGAGACAATCTAGTCGgaacaattgaataaaagtaagttttattattttctaataatggaATAAAATCAGATATGGCTAATAAGATGAATAGAAAACCAAATAAACCTAATTGTGCACTATATTGAGATAAAGTTAATTCTGGCAAATCTAGAGCATTGGTTAGAACCAAATAATATgagttattaaaaatactgTTAACATCCTTAAAGCAGAAGAATGCTATTGTTAGTAGAGTGGCGACtcttaaatataatatattgacAGAAGATAATACAgccatttttttattttattttttttgttaattttttgattttgatttagttactatttgaaagattatGTATAATCGAGGATGAGCTATATATTGAAAGGCTTATAAGTCGATATTTCATAAATAGGTAAAAGATATTCACTAAAACACGTCAAAAACCGATTATTAAGACCGatcaattcttcattttaattttttcaagaatttcGATATTTACGCGTCGCATATTcgaaaaatgataatataagGCAGATGAACATCTAATGACGGAATAAGGCTATATGAATAAcattctaattttaaacatCTTGCAAATtcataaattaataattgaa includes:
- the ILM1 gene encoding Ilm1p (similar to Saccharomyces cerevisiae ILM1 (YJR118C); ancestral locus Anc_7.504), yielding MAVLSSVNILYLRVATLLTIAFFCFKDVNSIFNNSYYLVLTNALDLPELTLSQYSAQLGLFGFLFILLAISDFIPLLENNKTYFYSIVPTRLSLFFIVAGISYLSTKNYYLHNNAVFIYCFIEVWLNFLIFSALREERNEDFRVSHQFMQDGIVDDETYDMKAVQEVEDDEDNEDNEDDEDDEDDEDDDDEEDEEEAED